The following coding sequences are from one Chaetodon trifascialis isolate fChaTrf1 chromosome 24, fChaTrf1.hap1, whole genome shotgun sequence window:
- the LOC139352057 gene encoding fidgetin-like: protein MISSSSSVYGLKMQWTPEHSQWAEQHFDISSTTRSPAHKAEAYRAVPGHLQRSANYQYAWANDDISALTASNLLKKYAEKYSGILEMPGSYPEAPGVPGVMNGRKGESEPWQDGVYPMSCIPEGVSVRKGGVAAASEVVSGMCSSPGLASSTLSEPSYSSSSCGSHTATALHSSSMPSQEYGPAYSSSYLHSSYSSQSAPAPALPSPLHSSGLLQPPPPPPSHPTLVPAYNGGSPNLSSYNYPPAGYPAQSSVGPGYSPGGAPPPSSYLPSGIAAPTPLPPSSALPGYPYQSHNLTPIAPTPLNSSSSNSLKRKAFYMTGQGELDTSYANFGYGQARNSAESPMYRIADSSSVNGGSNSASGGGFDRSAEKSSLPFNAQKQSTMSSEQQQRKYSSQATGGPLTPPAYVTSTLGGSRSADSLVSFTSPSLSEQGADDHRLHLSHSAPGPTSSSSTSSTRPAEEQLKTSDPHLLDMVTSEIVQQGPPVDWSDIAGLELAKATLKEEVLWPILRPDMFSSLGPAPRCVLLFGPRGSGRTLLGRCLASQLGAPFLQLSGSTLATKWLADGEKIIRASFLVARCRQPSVLFISEVDMLLSAHLSEESPINRLKGELLAQLDSLLMGSGEDGGNQVLVVCSTSRPQDMDEGLRRYFGRRVLVPLPDSTARHHIVNQLLAQSQHKYCLSEEELALLVQRTEGFSGLDLARLCQEALVGLLHVSAQGMDMTGMMPRGQVRPLAYQDFESVFCKFQASISQKEIDTYTEWNKIFGCSQ, encoded by the coding sequence GCTTAAAGATGCAGTGGACCCCCGAGCACAGCCAGTGGGCCGAACAGCATTTTGACATCTCCTCCACTACGCGTTCGCCAGCCCACAAGGCTGAGGCCTACAGGGCGGTACCTGGCCACCTGCAGCGCTCAGCCAACTACCAGTACGCCTGGGCCAATGACGACATCTCGGCCCTCACCGCCTCCAACCTGCTCAAGAAGTATGCCGAGAAGTATTCCGGTATTCTGGAGATGCCGGGCTCTTATCCCGAGGCCCCCGGGGTCCCAGGAGTGATGAATGGCCGGAAAGGTGAATCAGAGCCCTGGCAGGATGGCGTCTATCCCATGAGCTGCATCCCAGAGGGGGTTTCAGTCAGGAAAGGAGGGGTGGCGGCGGCTTCAGAGGTGGTGTCTGGCATGTGCAGCTCCCCAGGCCTGGCCTCCAGCACCCTGAGTGAGCCCAGctactccagcagcagctgtgggagCCACACTGCCACcgccctccactcctcctccatgcCCTCTCAGGAATACGGCCCTGCATACAGCAGCTCCTACCTGCACAGCAGTTACAGCTCCCAGTCTGCCCCCGCCCCAGCCCTTCCCTCCCCACTGCACAGCTCTGGGCTCCTGCAGCCACCCCCTCCACCGCCCTCCCACCCCACATTAGTCCCAGCTTACAACGGAGGCTCCCCCAACTTGTCTAGTTATAATTACCCCCCAGCAGGCTACCCAGCTCAGAGCTCAGTCGGGCCAGGGTACAGCCCTGGGGGAGCACCCCCTCCTTCCTCATACCTCCCCTCAGGCATCGCTGCACCTACACCCCTTCCCCCTTCTTCTGCTTTACCTGGATACCCATATCAGAGCCACAACCTGACCCCAATTGCCCCCACCCCTCTTAACAGTAGCTCGTCCAACTCACTGAAGAGAAAAGCCTTCTACATGACAGGCCAAGGAGAGCTAGACACCTCTTATGCTAACTTTGGCTACGGCCAGGCTCGGAACTCGGCCGAGAGCCCCATGTACCGGatagcagacagcagcagtgtaaaTGGAGGCTCCAACAGCGCCAGCGGTGGTGGATTTGACAGAAGTGCCGAAAAGTCGTCTTTACCTTTTAATGCTCAGAAGCAGTCCACGAtgtcctcagagcagcagcagaggaagtaCAGCAGCCAGGCAACAGGTGGGCCACTGACTCCACCAGCCTATGTCACCTCCACCCTTGGGGGTTCCCGCTCAGCAGACTCCCTCGTCAGCTTCACCTCCCCTTCCCTCAGTGAACAAGGTGCTGATGATCACCGTCTGCACCTCTCCCACTCAGCGCCAGGGCCTacctcctcctcgtccactTCCTCCACCCGGCCTGCTGAAGAGCAGCTAAAAACCAGTGACCCTCACCTCCTAGACATGGTTACCTCTGAAATTGTTCAGCAGGGGCCCCCAGTCGATTGGAGTGACATTGCAGGACTAGAACTAGCCAAGGCAACCTTGAAGGAGGAGGTCCTGTGGCCCATTCTGCGCCCAGACATGTTCAGCAGTTTGGGACCCGCCCCTcggtgtgtgttgctgtttggcCCCAGGGGCAGTGGCAGGACGTTGCTGGGTCGCTGCCTGGCCAGCCAGCTGGGTGCACCCTTCCTCCAGCTCAGCGGTTCCACATTGGCCACCAAGTGGCTGGCAGACGGAGAAAAAATTATCCGAGCATCCTTCCTGGTGGCGCGCTGCCGGCAGCCCTCGGTACTGTTCATCAGTGAGGTGgacatgctgctgtcagcccACCTCAGTGAAGAAAGTCCCATCAACCGGCTGAAGGGGGAGCTACTTGCCCAGTTGGACTCACTTCTCATGGGCTCGGGCGAGGACGGAGGCAACCAAGTGTTGGTGGTTTGCTCCACTAGCAGACCCCAGGACATGGACGAAGGGCTGCGCAGGTACTTTGGTCGGAGGGTCCTCGTGCCCCTGCCGGACAGCACAGCCCGACACCACATCGTGAACCAGCTCCTGGCTCAATCTCAGCACAAGTACTGCTTGAGTGAGGAGGAGCTGGCGCTGCTGGTCCAGCGTACCGAGGGCTTCTCCGGACTGGACCTGGCCAGACTCTGCCAGGAGGCCCTCGTCGGTCTGTTACACGTCTCTGCACAGGGCATGGACATGACGGGTATGATGCCCCGGGGACAGGTCAGGCCCCTTGCCTACCAGGACTTTGAGAGTGTCTTTTGTAAGTTCCAAGCCAGTATATCGCAGAAAGAGATTGACACGTACACTGAGTGGAACAAAATATTCGGCTGCAGCCAGTGA